Proteins encoded in a region of the Isoalcanivorax pacificus W11-5 genome:
- a CDS encoding response regulator produces MSNINLRTRILLLTAIPAIIATLTLGGYVFGSRVDDIRDNTQNLHRLIVDSYAARIQAMQAPTLDDYQKLMRGMLEEQDVRAATLREGDAAIHAGPRMRPLDADALEFTTLAPGTDVIPTEGNWRWRQQLAPGRVLEVEFASSRQRIEMLQTMLTLVLATVGIIGLALIPALRFSQRMTAPVQRFTETLEQIRDGELGVRVHTGAGGELGRLEHTINSMAASLEEAQTELQQNVDQATEDLRETLETIEIQNIELDMARKQALKASQIKSEFLANMSHEIRTPLNGIIGFTRLLLRSDLSPRQRDYLSTIRKSSEALLAIINDILDFSKIEAGKLSLDRVPLHLHDLIEEVQTMLAPLAQEKSLEQAAIIYSDVPLQLLGDPLRIRQVLTNLVNNAIKFTERGSVVVRAMLEEQRDHMATIKVAVTDTGNGITEDMQRELFSAFTQVDQSAARRIGGTGLGLAISKRLVEEMGGEIGVDSTAGRGATFWFTLRVEIDEHTPVTDSFRAFRGASAVLVEQNEHARLGLYHMLRAWGMEVTNLQALDALHSALAADELPAADFIVIGMSPGHDQGAALNDSLQQLCLGRGKPVVVLCNQADRLSRDIPAMPSLCRILGKPATRLRLYDALLELSGQEDVSPRPRDDSPREADLHVMVVDDHTGNLRLATVFLEEMGVRVTACKSGADAIEAFAAEPLDLVFMDIQMPDMDGLQATRQLRALEADARHTPIIALTAHALASERQQLLQAGMDDYLSKPVSEGHLRHMLQKWVPRYQAGDLRGAPPSPPADSPAPGVSLDACPVFDAELALRRAGGREALAAEMHTMLRASLAQDGPQIRALAAQQHRDALLETVHKLHGATRYCGAPRLEQAARQLEEKLKTHASAADIHTAVQTLLEEIDRLLTQAPDSITANAST; encoded by the coding sequence ATGAGCAATATCAATCTGCGCACCCGCATTCTGCTGCTGACCGCCATCCCGGCGATCATCGCCACGCTGACGCTGGGTGGCTACGTGTTCGGCAGCCGGGTAGATGACATCCGCGACAATACCCAGAACCTGCACCGGCTGATCGTCGACAGCTATGCGGCGCGCATCCAGGCCATGCAGGCACCGACCCTGGATGACTACCAGAAACTGATGCGCGGCATGCTGGAGGAACAGGATGTCCGCGCCGCCACGCTGCGCGAGGGCGATGCCGCCATTCACGCCGGCCCGCGCATGCGGCCACTGGATGCCGATGCCCTGGAGTTCACCACGCTGGCCCCCGGCACCGACGTGATTCCCACGGAAGGAAACTGGCGCTGGCGTCAGCAGCTCGCGCCGGGGCGCGTCCTCGAAGTCGAGTTCGCCAGCAGCCGCCAGCGCATCGAGATGCTGCAGACCATGCTCACGCTGGTGCTGGCCACCGTCGGCATCATCGGCCTGGCACTGATCCCGGCGCTGCGCTTCAGCCAGCGCATGACCGCGCCGGTGCAGCGCTTTACCGAAACCCTGGAGCAGATCCGCGACGGCGAGCTCGGTGTCCGTGTGCACACCGGCGCCGGCGGCGAACTGGGGCGGCTGGAACATACCATCAACAGCATGGCCGCCTCGCTGGAAGAGGCGCAGACGGAACTGCAGCAGAACGTCGACCAGGCCACCGAAGACCTGCGCGAGACACTGGAAACCATCGAAATCCAGAACATCGAACTGGACATGGCGCGCAAGCAGGCGCTCAAGGCCAGCCAGATCAAGTCGGAATTCCTGGCCAACATGAGCCACGAGATTCGCACGCCGCTGAACGGCATCATCGGCTTCACCCGCCTGTTGCTGCGTTCGGACCTCAGTCCGCGCCAGCGCGACTACCTCAGCACCATCCGCAAATCCTCCGAAGCACTGCTGGCGATCATCAACGACATTCTGGATTTTTCGAAGATCGAAGCCGGCAAACTGAGCCTGGATCGCGTGCCGCTGCATCTGCATGACCTGATCGAGGAAGTGCAGACCATGCTCGCCCCGCTGGCGCAGGAAAAAAGCCTGGAGCAGGCGGCCATCATCTATTCCGATGTGCCGCTGCAACTGCTCGGCGATCCGCTGCGCATCCGTCAGGTACTCACCAACCTGGTCAACAACGCCATCAAGTTCACCGAGCGCGGCTCGGTCGTGGTGCGCGCCATGCTGGAAGAACAGCGCGACCATATGGCGACGATCAAGGTCGCCGTGACGGACACCGGCAACGGCATCACCGAAGACATGCAGCGGGAACTGTTCAGCGCGTTCACCCAGGTTGACCAGAGTGCTGCACGGCGCATCGGTGGCACCGGCCTGGGGCTGGCGATCAGCAAGCGGCTGGTGGAGGAAATGGGCGGCGAGATCGGGGTCGACAGCACCGCCGGTCGCGGCGCCACGTTCTGGTTCACGCTGCGCGTGGAAATCGACGAGCATACGCCGGTGACCGACAGTTTCCGCGCCTTCCGTGGCGCCAGCGCGGTGCTGGTGGAACAGAATGAACACGCCCGGCTGGGCCTGTACCACATGTTGCGCGCCTGGGGCATGGAAGTGACCAACCTGCAGGCGCTGGACGCCCTGCACAGTGCGCTGGCTGCCGACGAGCTGCCAGCGGCAGATTTCATTGTTATCGGCATGTCGCCCGGCCATGACCAGGGCGCGGCACTGAACGACAGCCTGCAGCAGTTGTGTCTGGGACGCGGCAAACCGGTCGTTGTGCTGTGCAACCAGGCCGACCGCCTCAGCCGTGACATTCCGGCCATGCCGTCGCTGTGCCGTATCCTCGGCAAGCCCGCCACGCGCCTGCGGCTGTACGATGCGCTGCTGGAACTCAGTGGCCAGGAAGACGTGTCACCACGACCGCGTGACGACAGCCCGCGGGAGGCGGACCTGCATGTGATGGTGGTGGATGATCACACCGGCAACCTGCGGCTGGCGACGGTCTTTCTGGAAGAAATGGGCGTGCGTGTCACCGCTTGCAAGAGCGGCGCCGACGCCATCGAGGCGTTTGCCGCCGAACCGCTGGACCTGGTGTTCATGGATATCCAGATGCCGGACATGGATGGCCTGCAGGCAACACGCCAGTTGCGCGCACTGGAAGCTGACGCACGCCACACCCCGATCATCGCCCTCACCGCGCATGCACTGGCCAGTGAACGGCAACAGTTGCTGCAGGCCGGCATGGACGATTACCTGTCAAAGCCGGTCAGCGAAGGCCACCTGCGCCATATGCTGCAAAAATGGGTGCCGCGTTATCAGGCCGGCGACCTCCGTGGTGCCCCCCCGTCCCCGCCAGCGGACAGCCCGGCGCCCGGCGTCAGCCTCGATGCCTGTCCCGTATTCGACGCGGAACTGGCACTGCGCCGCGCCGGCGGCCGCGAGGCACTGGCGGCCGAGATGCATACCATGCTGCGCGCCAGCCTGGCCCAGGATGGCCCCCAGATTCGCGCGCTGGCCGCACAGCAACACCGCGACGCCCTGCTGGAAACCGTACACAAACTGCATGGCGCCACCCGCTATTGCGGCGCACCACGGCTCGAACAGGCCGCACGGCAACTGGAGGAAAAACTCAAGACGCACGCCAGCGCTGCGGATATCCATACCGCCGTACAGACGCTGCTGGAGGAAATCGACCGTCTGCTGACTCAGGCGCCGGATTCGATCACGGCGAACGCCAGCACG